The following proteins are co-located in the Trichormus variabilis 0441 genome:
- a CDS encoding ArsA family ATPase has product MMDYYDSLHLVMFSGKGGVGKTTISCSFARYWARKFPQEKILLISTDPAHSLGDVLQSEVKDIALAVTDLPNLSVQALDAQKLLLEFKAKYSYFLEILVERGSLADGGDLAPVWDLNWPGLNELMGLLEIQRLLAENEADRVIIDMAPSGHTLNLLRLKDFLDVILNSLELFQEKHRVITQSFKGSYTADEVDSFLVEMKHQLAEGRRLLQDEKFTGCLVVGISEPMCFYETERFLNSLETLDVPYAGLFINHILLNSELELDRYAEQQNLLNKYLNLHTNQPVFIVPQQRVEPLGGVALDSLASQIQKIASVELVPPPLIQWPAQVLPGFHDFINEECKLIIIGGKGGVGKTTVAAAIAWASAQQHPDKKIQVISIDPAHSLGDAFGKDLGHEPISLSSNLCGQEIDANRVLEQFRRDYLWELADMISGEGSQADTTVNVAYVPEAWRQIMSQALPGIDEMLSLITVMDLLDSNQQDLIILDTAPTGHLLRFLEMPSALGDWLSWIFKLWLKYQDVLGRVDFMGRLRNLRQQVVQAQKKLKNSQHTQFIGVIQSEVAIVSEHIRLTESLKNMGVNQRYIVQNRYSPEVEIDHSLFPEQTMIRLPGLPRSVEAIDRVKGAASLLFEVEELTANKR; this is encoded by the coding sequence ATGATGGACTACTATGATTCATTGCATCTAGTTATGTTTAGTGGCAAAGGTGGGGTTGGTAAAACTACCATCTCTTGCAGCTTTGCACGTTATTGGGCCAGAAAGTTTCCTCAAGAAAAAATTCTGTTAATTTCTACAGATCCTGCACATTCTTTAGGTGATGTATTGCAATCGGAAGTTAAAGATATTGCATTAGCAGTGACAGACTTACCTAACTTGAGTGTTCAGGCGTTGGATGCTCAAAAACTGTTGTTGGAATTTAAAGCAAAATATAGTTACTTTTTAGAAATACTCGTGGAGAGAGGCAGTTTAGCTGATGGAGGTGATTTAGCACCAGTCTGGGATTTAAACTGGCCCGGCTTGAATGAATTAATGGGTTTGCTAGAAATTCAGCGTCTACTAGCTGAAAATGAGGCGGATCGTGTAATTATAGACATGGCTCCTTCTGGTCATACCTTAAATTTATTACGCCTCAAAGATTTTTTAGATGTTATTTTAAATTCCTTAGAACTATTTCAGGAAAAACATCGGGTAATTACTCAAAGTTTTAAAGGTAGTTATACGGCTGATGAAGTCGATAGCTTTTTAGTAGAAATGAAACATCAACTAGCAGAAGGTAGACGCTTACTGCAAGATGAAAAATTTACTGGTTGTTTGGTGGTAGGTATTTCTGAACCCATGTGTTTTTATGAAACTGAGCGATTTTTAAATAGCCTAGAAACTTTAGATGTTCCCTACGCTGGATTATTTATTAATCACATTTTACTAAATTCGGAGTTAGAACTAGACCGTTACGCTGAACAACAAAATTTACTGAATAAGTACTTAAATCTTCATACTAATCAGCCTGTTTTTATCGTACCACAACAAAGAGTAGAACCTTTAGGTGGGGTGGCATTAGATTCTCTGGCATCTCAGATTCAAAAAATTGCTAGTGTTGAACTTGTTCCACCACCACTTATTCAATGGCCTGCTCAAGTTTTACCTGGCTTTCATGATTTTATCAACGAAGAATGCAAACTAATTATTATCGGTGGTAAAGGAGGTGTAGGGAAAACAACGGTAGCCGCCGCCATAGCTTGGGCTTCTGCTCAACAACATCCAGATAAAAAGATTCAGGTAATTTCTATAGACCCAGCACATTCTTTAGGAGATGCTTTTGGGAAGGATTTAGGCCATGAACCTATATCTTTAAGCTCAAATTTGTGTGGGCAAGAAATTGATGCTAACAGAGTTTTAGAACAATTCCGTAGAGATTATCTTTGGGAATTAGCAGATATGATTAGTGGCGAAGGTTCACAAGCAGATACAACCGTGAATGTTGCTTATGTGCCTGAGGCGTGGCGACAGATTATGTCTCAAGCTTTACCGGGTATTGATGAGATGCTATCTCTAATTACTGTGATGGATTTGTTAGATAGTAACCAGCAAGATTTAATCATTTTAGATACTGCGCCAACAGGTCATCTTCTGAGATTTTTAGAAATGCCATCGGCTTTAGGTGATTGGTTATCTTGGATATTTAAACTGTGGCTGAAGTATCAAGATGTTTTGGGTAGAGTGGACTTCATGGGACGGTTACGAAATTTACGTCAACAAGTTGTACAAGCACAAAAGAAGTTAAAGAATTCTCAACATACTCAATTTATTGGTGTAATTCAGTCAGAAGTAGCTATCGTATCTGAACATATACGCTTAACAGAGTCTTTAAAAAATATGGGGGTTAATCAGCGTTATATAGTTCAGAATCGCTATAGTCCAGAAGTGGAAATTGATCATAGTTTATTTCCAGAACAAACTATGATTCGCCTACCTGGATTACCCCGTTCGGTGGAGGCTATAGACCGAGTTAAAGGTGCTGCTAGTCTTTTATTTGAAGTCGAAGAATTAACTGCTAATAAAAGATAA
- a CDS encoding GvpL/GvpF family gas vesicle protein codes for MRSPNFYTYAFLNTPDVPLRLPSGNLGQLLLINGNNISAVVEPGISLESSQNNDEEVIKMVLAHDRVICELSQQTTVLPLRFGTYFNSEETLLNHIESHAQEYQKKLDNIQGKTEYTLKLIPRKFEELAKISGGHGRDYFLAKKLHYEHQKSFIGDQNREKHHLINLMMDIYRSSAIIQDYVEEVRLHLLVDRHDKALLFKQVLTLQEKCPHWNLILGEPLPPYHFV; via the coding sequence ATGCGATCGCCAAATTTTTACACTTATGCTTTTTTAAATACTCCTGATGTTCCTTTACGTCTACCATCTGGCAATCTAGGTCAATTACTCCTGATTAATGGCAATAATATCTCAGCCGTCGTAGAACCTGGAATATCCTTAGAATCTAGTCAAAATAATGATGAAGAAGTTATTAAAATGGTTTTAGCTCACGATCGCGTCATTTGTGAGCTATCTCAGCAGACAACAGTTTTACCTTTGCGTTTTGGCACTTATTTCAATTCCGAAGAGACATTGCTAAATCATATAGAGTCTCATGCTCAAGAATATCAAAAGAAACTCGATAATATTCAAGGGAAAACAGAATATACTTTAAAGCTCATTCCTCGTAAATTTGAAGAACTTGCCAAGATATCAGGGGGACATGGAAGAGATTATTTTTTGGCGAAAAAATTGCATTATGAGCATCAAAAAAGCTTTATTGGTGATCAAAATAGGGAGAAACATCATCTGATCAATTTAATGATGGATATTTATCGCTCATCTGCAATTATTCAAGATTATGTAGAAGAAGTACGTCTTCATCTTTTAGTTGATCGCCATGATAAAGCTTTACTCTTCAAACAAGTGTTAACGCTACAAGAGAAATGTCCTCATTGGAATTTAATCTTGGGAGAACCACTACCACCCTATCATTTTGTTTAA
- a CDS encoding gas vesicle protein GvpG has translation MLGKILLLPVMGPINGLMWIGEQIQERTNTEFDAQENLHKQLLSLQLKFDMGEISEEEFDIQEEEILLKIQALAEEERLNAESEEDDDLEVKPLFILASEENQVYQEQSRFSEEYEDNEDLVLSP, from the coding sequence ATGCTAGGTAAAATCTTGTTATTGCCTGTTATGGGGCCAATTAATGGACTTATGTGGATTGGAGAACAAATTCAAGAACGTACCAATACTGAATTTGATGCTCAAGAAAATCTACATAAACAATTGTTAAGTCTGCAATTAAAATTTGATATGGGCGAAATTTCTGAAGAAGAATTTGATATTCAAGAAGAAGAGATTCTCTTAAAAATTCAAGCTTTAGCAGAAGAAGAGCGCCTTAATGCAGAGTCTGAGGAAGATGATGATTTAGAGGTAAAACCTCTTTTTATATTAGCATCTGAAGAAAATCAAGTTTATCAAGAGCAATCTAGATTTAGCGAAGAATACGAAGATAATGAGGATCTAGTTTTATCACCTTGA
- a CDS encoding GvpL/GvpF family gas vesicle protein → MSSGLYLYGIFPDPIPETVALQGLDSQLVYSQVIDGFTFLYSEAQQEKYLASRRNLISHEKVLEQAMHAGFRTLLPLRFGLVVKNWETVVTQLLQPYKAQLRELFQKLAGRREVSVKIFWDSKAELQAMMDSHQDLKQKRDQMEGKALSMEEVIQIGQLIESNLLSRKESIIQAFFDELKPLADEVIESDPMTEDMIYNAAFLIPWENESIFSQQVEAIDHKFGERLRIRYNNFTAPYTFAQIS, encoded by the coding sequence ATGAGTTCTGGTCTTTATCTATACGGCATTTTTCCCGATCCAATCCCAGAAACAGTTGCTCTTCAAGGATTGGATTCTCAACTTGTCTATAGTCAAGTTATTGATGGATTTACGTTTTTATATTCAGAAGCACAACAAGAAAAATATCTAGCATCTCGGCGAAATTTAATCAGCCATGAAAAGGTATTAGAACAAGCGATGCACGCTGGATTTAGAACTTTGCTACCCTTGCGTTTTGGACTAGTTGTAAAAAATTGGGAAACTGTGGTTACACAACTACTTCAACCATATAAAGCACAATTACGAGAGCTATTCCAAAAACTAGCTGGGCGACGGGAGGTTAGTGTGAAGATTTTTTGGGATAGCAAAGCTGAATTACAAGCCATGATGGATTCTCATCAAGACTTAAAACAGAAGCGAGACCAAATGGAAGGAAAGGCATTAAGTATGGAGGAGGTAATACAAATTGGACAATTAATTGAAAGTAATTTACTCAGTCGCAAGGAATCTATAATTCAAGCCTTTTTTGATGAGCTAAAACCCTTAGCAGATGAGGTTATTGAAAGTGACCCAATGACAGAAGACATGATTTATAATGCGGCATTTTTAATTCCTTGGGAAAACGAATCTATATTTAGCCAACAAGTCGAAGCTATTGATCATAAATTCGGTGAACGTTTACGCATTCGCTACAACAACTTTACAGCACCTTATACATTTGCTCAAATTTCTTGA
- a CDS encoding gas vesicle protein K yields MVFTPVEKSPNLLPTTSKANSKAGLAPLLLTVVELIRQLMEAQVIRRMEQECLSESELEQASESLQKLEEQVLNLCHIFEIEPADLNINLGDVGTLLPSPGSYYPGEIGNKPSVLELLDRLLNTGIVVDGEVDLGIAQLNLIHAKLRLVLTSRPL; encoded by the coding sequence ATGGTTTTTACTCCAGTTGAAAAGTCTCCTAATTTGCTACCTACCACTTCTAAAGCTAACAGCAAAGCAGGTTTAGCTCCTTTACTTTTGACCGTAGTGGAACTAATACGCCAGCTGATGGAGGCACAAGTAATTCGGCGCATGGAACAGGAATGTCTTAGTGAATCTGAGTTAGAACAAGCAAGTGAAAGTTTGCAAAAACTAGAAGAACAAGTTCTAAATCTGTGCCATATTTTTGAGATTGAACCCGCAGACTTAAATATAAATTTAGGTGATGTCGGTACTCTTTTACCTTCCCCAGGATCTTATTATCCGGGTGAAATAGGAAATAAACCTTCTGTGCTGGAACTGCTAGATCGTCTATTAAACACAGGAATTGTTGTAGATGGTGAAGTAGATTTAGGTATAGCTCAACTCAATCTCATTCATGCTAAATTGCGCTTAGTTTTAACCTCAAGACCGTTGTAA
- a CDS encoding gas vesicle protein has translation MTTTPIHPTRPPTNSNRVIPTSTQGSTLADILERVLDKGIVIAGDISVSIASTELIHIRIRLLISSVDKAREMGINWWENDPYLSSKSQRLVEENQQLQQRLESLETQLRLLTSAVKEENRLTVNYPENVQPMYEVNSQEGDDSQLEA, from the coding sequence GTGACTACTACCCCAATACACCCAACACGTCCTCCGACTAACTCAAATCGAGTAATTCCCACTTCTACACAAGGTTCCACCTTAGCAGATATTCTCGAAAGAGTTTTGGATAAAGGCATTGTGATTGCTGGTGATATTTCCGTATCTATCGCCTCAACTGAACTCATACATATTAGGATTCGTCTGTTAATTTCTTCAGTTGATAAAGCCCGTGAAATGGGTATCAATTGGTGGGAAAATGACCCCTATCTTAGTAGCAAATCGCAACGTTTAGTTGAAGAAAATCAACAACTACAACAACGGCTAGAAAGTCTAGAAACACAACTACGTTTACTCACATCTGCCGTGAAAGAAGAGAATAGATTAACAGTTAACTATCCAGAAAATGTGCAACCAATGTATGAAGTAAATAGTCAAGAGGGAGATGACTCCCAACTTGAGGCTTAG
- the gvpN gene encoding gas vesicle protein GvpN, which produces MTLTANNKKRAVLRVRPGQFVVTPAIEQVAIRALRYLTSGFAIHLRGPAGTGKTTLAMHLANCLDRPIMLIFGDDEFKSSDLIGSESGYTHKKLLDNYIHSVLKVEDEFKQNWVDSRLTLACREGFTLVYDEFNRSRPEVNNVLLSALEEKILTLPPSSNQPEYLHVNPQFRAIFTSNPEEYCGVHSTQDALMDRLVTINMPEPDELTQTEILAQKTALNRADALLVVQLVKAFRSRTGGEKTSGLRSCLMIAKVCAEHNILVAPESSDFREICADVLFNRTNWSASEATTIFLELLNHLNLEEIEEFKNSITSEDTDAIADEDHNAINESGFPTIIDSQFGTLDSEVLEQPGVEDSIPFEREIYLYLQQYKSAALALLQQEFELSRTVATNALNSLEQKGLVSKNNHVYTIEEPNQP; this is translated from the coding sequence ATGACTCTGACTGCAAATAATAAGAAAAGAGCTGTTCTCCGCGTCCGTCCCGGTCAATTTGTTGTTACACCTGCCATTGAGCAGGTAGCAATTCGGGCGTTACGTTATCTGACATCAGGATTTGCTATTCACTTACGGGGTCCAGCCGGTACAGGAAAAACAACTTTAGCCATGCACTTGGCTAACTGTTTGGATAGACCAATCATGTTGATTTTCGGAGATGATGAATTTAAAAGTTCTGATTTGATTGGTAGTGAATCCGGTTATACCCATAAAAAGTTACTGGACAATTACATTCACAGTGTTCTCAAAGTCGAAGACGAATTTAAACAAAATTGGGTCGATTCTAGACTAACTCTAGCTTGTAGAGAAGGCTTCACCTTGGTCTACGACGAATTTAACCGTTCTAGACCGGAAGTGAATAACGTCTTACTATCAGCTTTGGAAGAAAAAATTCTGACTCTTCCTCCTAGTAGTAATCAGCCAGAATACTTGCACGTTAATCCCCAATTTCGGGCTATTTTTACCTCTAATCCAGAAGAGTACTGCGGAGTCCACTCGACGCAGGATGCTTTAATGGATCGGTTGGTAACTATTAATATGCCAGAGCCGGATGAGCTAACTCAAACTGAGATATTAGCTCAGAAAACCGCACTCAATAGAGCAGATGCGCTGTTAGTCGTGCAATTGGTGAAAGCATTTCGCTCACGTACAGGTGGGGAAAAGACTTCTGGCTTGCGGTCTTGTTTGATGATTGCTAAGGTATGTGCCGAACACAATATTTTAGTTGCACCAGAAAGCTCTGATTTTCGAGAAATCTGTGCAGATGTGCTGTTCAACCGCACGAATTGGTCTGCTAGCGAAGCTACAACGATTTTCCTTGAATTACTGAATCATCTGAACTTAGAGGAAATAGAGGAATTCAAGAATAGTATTACATCAGAGGATACGGATGCGATCGCAGACGAAGATCACAATGCGATCAACGAAAGCGGGTTTCCTACCATCATCGATTCTCAGTTTGGTACTCTTGATTCTGAAGTTCTCGAACAACCAGGTGTGGAAGATTCTATTCCATTTGAGCGGGAAATTTATCTCTACTTACAACAGTACAAGAGTGCAGCTTTAGCTCTACTTCAACAAGAATTTGAACTCAGTCGGACTGTAGCTACCAACGCTCTCAACTCTTTAGAGCAGAAAGGCTTAGTCAGCAAGAACAATCATGTATATACCATTGAAGAGCCGAATCAACCGTGA
- the gvpC gene encoding gas vesicle protein GvpC: MMALMVKIRQEHRSIAEEVTQLFRETHEFLSATTAQRQEQAKKQAQELHQFHHNLEQTTHEFLTETTKQRVAQAEAQAKFLHKFRQNLEQTTQEFLAETAKNRTEQAKAQSQYLQEFRKDLFASIFGTF; the protein is encoded by the coding sequence ATGATGGCTTTAATGGTAAAAATCCGGCAAGAGCATCGGTCAATAGCTGAGGAAGTAACTCAACTATTTAGAGAGACTCATGAATTCTTGTCCGCTACAACGGCACAAAGACAAGAGCAAGCCAAAAAGCAAGCGCAAGAGCTACATCAGTTCCACCACAACCTGGAGCAGACAACCCACGAGTTTTTAACAGAAACTACAAAACAAAGGGTTGCTCAAGCAGAAGCACAGGCAAAGTTTTTGCATAAGTTTCGCCAAAATCTAGAGCAGACCACCCAGGAGTTTCTAGCAGAAACAGCAAAAAACAGAACTGAGCAAGCCAAGGCACAAAGTCAATATCTGCAAGAATTTCGTAAGGATTTGTTTGCTAGTATTTTTGGCACATTTTAG
- the gvpA gene encoding gas vesicle structural protein GvpA — MAVEKTNSSSSLAEVIDRILDKGIVVDAWVRVSLVGIELLAIEARIVIASVETYLKYAEAVGLTQSAAMPA; from the coding sequence ATGGCAGTCGAAAAAACTAATTCTTCTTCAAGCTTGGCAGAAGTTATTGACCGTATCTTAGATAAAGGTATCGTTGTAGATGCTTGGGTACGTGTTTCTCTAGTTGGTATTGAACTACTTGCAATCGAAGCTCGTATCGTAATTGCTTCCGTGGAAACCTACCTGAAATATGCAGAAGCTGTAGGTCTAACACAATCCGCCGCTATGCCTGCTTAA
- the gvpA gene encoding gas vesicle structural protein GvpA, with product MAVEKTNSSSSLAEVIDRILDKGIVVDAWVRVSLVGIELLAIEARIVVASVETYLKYAEAVGLTQSAAMPA from the coding sequence ATGGCAGTCGAAAAAACTAATTCTTCTTCAAGTTTGGCAGAAGTTATTGACCGTATCTTAGATAAAGGTATCGTTGTAGATGCTTGGGTACGTGTTTCTCTAGTTGGTATTGAACTACTTGCAATCGAAGCTCGTATCGTGGTTGCTTCCGTTGAAACCTACCTGAAATATGCAGAAGCTGTAGGTCTAACACAATCCGCCGCTATGCCTGCTTAA
- a CDS encoding NAD(P)-binding protein, protein MSKTFQPKKIAILGGGMASLTTAYELTSQPGWESLYDITIYQTGWRLGGKCATGRNIKPHTADCEPDYRIEEHGLHIFFGFYENAFRLLKQCYDELGGNGPFHTIKDAFKPHSLIVLEEYINQKWVSIPFDFPTNCLVPWEGDGISSLWEHICTTIKFIIQTYAEIDNYNQSDSSPSSSASLAKQIALGKEVIEFLTDSSLLQFPSQLIPLFLQAPSFWGGWLKNINQYIIDILQGLDLTSETVFLNLVDNLVQSLPKNTKTHRREHHTLILRLVERFQKHLSRQIESKISQNPDIFWRLTLIDLALANIRGLFVDEVINFRSLESLDEYNYRDWLQKNGARKSSVKSAFIRVLYDLVYGFPEGNTNKPQLAAGTAIRILTTILFKYNGAIMWKMQSGMADVVITPLYELLKRRGVKFQFFHIVKQLHLDENQQSIASITLARQVNLKKPEQEYQPLITVKDIRCWPSEPLYDQIVDEEAQKLQQQKINLESHWTPWQNVDKITLTKGDDFDIVLLGISIAALPFICGELLQAEKNPVHQKWLNMLSNVKTVTTQGGQIWLKPTLSQLGWQKPSPVLGAYVEPLDVYADMSEVLPRENWPSDHYPYNVAYFTGVIADPGIPPQTEYDFPAKAQKTVEQQAINFLNNHIGHLWPNATHPKNPQGLNWDLLVDFQNRQGAERFQAQYWRINIDPSERYVLSVPGSTKYRLKTDESGFDNLYLTGDWINNGYNSGCVEATVMSAMQATRAILQQCFHINYTKKIIGEWDSWL, encoded by the coding sequence ATGTCTAAAACTTTTCAACCCAAAAAAATCGCTATCTTAGGCGGTGGAATGGCATCTCTAACCACCGCCTACGAATTAACCAGTCAACCAGGCTGGGAAAGTCTTTACGATATTACTATTTATCAAACCGGGTGGCGTTTGGGCGGTAAATGTGCAACTGGACGCAATATCAAACCCCATACAGCTGATTGTGAACCAGACTACCGGATCGAAGAACACGGACTACACATTTTTTTTGGATTCTATGAAAATGCCTTTCGTCTATTAAAGCAATGTTACGACGAACTTGGTGGTAACGGGCCTTTTCACACCATAAAAGATGCCTTCAAACCCCACAGTCTAATTGTTTTAGAAGAGTACATTAATCAAAAATGGGTAAGCATACCTTTTGATTTTCCGACTAACTGTCTCGTTCCTTGGGAAGGTGACGGTATTTCCTCTCTCTGGGAACATATCTGCACCACTATCAAATTCATCATTCAGACTTATGCAGAAATTGATAATTACAACCAGTCTGATTCATCTCCAAGTTCCTCAGCATCTCTTGCTAAACAAATAGCATTGGGCAAGGAGGTCATAGAATTTTTAACAGATAGTAGTCTTTTGCAGTTCCCTAGCCAATTGATTCCGTTATTTCTCCAAGCACCCAGCTTTTGGGGAGGGTGGCTGAAAAATATTAACCAATATATTATCGATATCCTTCAAGGCCTAGATTTAACTTCCGAAACAGTTTTTTTAAACCTCGTCGATAATCTAGTGCAATCACTGCCTAAAAATACCAAAACTCACAGACGCGAACATCATACGTTAATTCTCCGGTTAGTAGAACGCTTTCAAAAACACTTGAGCCGTCAGATAGAATCTAAAATTAGTCAAAATCCTGACATATTCTGGCGGTTAACACTCATCGACTTAGCATTAGCCAACATCCGAGGCTTATTTGTAGATGAGGTCATAAATTTCCGCTCTCTAGAAAGTCTAGATGAGTATAACTACAGAGATTGGCTACAAAAAAACGGAGCGAGGAAATCCAGTGTTAAATCAGCATTTATTCGCGTCCTATACGATTTAGTCTATGGCTTTCCCGAAGGCAACACTAATAAACCACAACTAGCAGCAGGAACAGCAATCCGTATCCTCACCACTATCTTGTTCAAATATAATGGTGCAATCATGTGGAAGATGCAATCAGGAATGGCAGATGTAGTCATCACACCACTATATGAGCTACTAAAGCGTCGCGGCGTAAAATTCCAGTTCTTCCATATTGTCAAACAGTTGCATCTAGATGAAAATCAGCAATCGATTGCTAGCATTACTTTAGCTCGTCAAGTTAATTTAAAAAAACCAGAGCAAGAATATCAACCACTTATCACAGTTAAAGATATTCGTTGCTGGCCTAGCGAACCTCTTTATGATCAAATTGTCGATGAAGAAGCACAAAAACTCCAACAACAAAAAATTAACCTTGAATCACATTGGACACCTTGGCAAAATGTGGACAAAATTACTCTTACCAAAGGTGATGATTTCGATATTGTGTTGCTAGGAATTTCTATAGCCGCCTTACCTTTTATTTGTGGTGAATTGCTCCAAGCTGAAAAAAATCCAGTTCATCAAAAATGGCTCAATATGCTCAGTAACGTGAAGACAGTCACCACTCAAGGTGGACAAATATGGCTCAAGCCTACCTTGTCCCAATTGGGATGGCAAAAACCTAGTCCGGTGTTAGGAGCTTATGTTGAACCGCTTGATGTCTATGCAGATATGAGCGAGGTATTACCAAGAGAAAATTGGCCTTCTGACCATTACCCTTATAATGTAGCTTATTTTACAGGAGTAATCGCAGATCCTGGGATTCCTCCCCAGACAGAATATGATTTTCCAGCTAAAGCCCAGAAAACAGTAGAGCAACAAGCAATTAACTTTCTTAACAATCACATCGGACACCTTTGGCCTAATGCTACTCACCCCAAAAATCCCCAAGGTTTGAATTGGGATTTACTAGTAGATTTTCAAAACCGTCAGGGCGCAGAACGTTTTCAAGCTCAATACTGGCGGATTAACATTGACCCGTCAGAACGCTATGTATTATCTGTACCTGGAAGTACTAAGTATCGACTCAAAACCGATGAGTCTGGTTTTGATAACCTCTACCTCACTGGTGACTGGATTAACAACGGTTACAATTCCGGTTGTGTAGAAGCAACAGTCATGTCTGCAATGCAAGCTACGCGTGCTATTTTACAACAATGCTTCCACATAAATTACACCAAAAAAATTATTGGTGAATGGGATTCTTGGCTCTAA